From the Phycisphaerae bacterium genome, the window CATCGCGCCGGGTGCAGGACTGTGCAAGGCGCGACCCGGGCTACAATTCCGGCGGACCGGCGGCGCGTTTTCGTTCCGTCTCGCGCTGGAGGACCGACCGTTCCCGGGACGTCAGCGAAGAAATGCCCTCCAGCGAGACTTTCTTGAGGATGTCTTCCACGGCCTGCTCGTGGGCAATCACGCGTTCGCGCTCTCGCCGCACCTTGCGCGCCGTCCTGCGTTGCTTGCGCCGTTGCCACCACGAAGGTCGTCGCTCGGGCTCCTGGGTCTCGTAGGGGTGACTTACCCCGAATCCGCCGTACTCTTCGCCGTAGGGACTTCCGGCGTATTCGCTCTCATAACCGTCGAGCGCGATCTTGCCTTGTTCTTTCAGCAGGCGCCGCGTCTGCCAGCAGGTCAGATAGCCGAAAATGGCAATCATCAACACCAGCCAACTTGCCTGGACGAAGAGTCCGAAGATTCCCACGAGAACGGCCCCGATCATTCCTGTGGTTGTAGCAATCTCCATCGAGCGGACGAAGCCTTTCCTGCTCCACAGCCAGGCCTGGAGCACGCGGCCGCCGTCGAAGGGAAAAATCGGCAGCAAATTGACGAGCAATAGGAAGTAGCTCAACCCGTAGACGCGGAGCAGCCAGACCTGGCCGGTGGTCGGGAAGAGGCTGCCGTCTACCGGTTCGAAGGGATGCAACGGGTTCCAGGGAACCGCACCGAACGACCCCATCCAGAAAACGAGGGCACCGGAGCAGATCGCGCAGATCGCGACGTTTACGAGCGGACCCGCCAGGGTCGTGATCATGTGCGCCGCGGGCGTTTGCGGCGGGCGCACATAGGCCAAGCCACCCAGCGGCCAGATGAGAATCTCGTCGGCCGTTCCCTTGACGTATCGGGCGCCGAAGCAGTGGCCGAATTCGTGCAGCAGTACGATGCCGAAGAGGATCGCGTAGGTGCCCAGCGCCCGGATCAGGTTCTGGACCGACCAGTCGAATCCGTCCTCCGTCCGCACTTCCATCCAGACGAGGATGATGGCGCACAGGATGAAGACGACGTGGACGCGAATGACGATGCCGAACAGGCGCCCGGCGCGGATCGACCAGTTGAGCGGATTGTCCCAAGGCCGATCATTTCCGTACATGACCGATGACGCCCCCAAAACCGCCGTGCCCTTCGGCGGGCTTCTACTGAGTTCTCCCCCCTAATGGTGCGGGGGTTCATCAAATGGCAGGTCACTGTACCCCGACCGGCCGATTATAGCCGATCCACCCGTCCGAGCTCCGCCTCCCGCCGCTGCTGGCGCTCCGTGGCTTGCTGGAGGGCGCGGCGCTCGCGATCGGTCAGGCTCTGGAGGCCGTGGTTGTTGATCTTGCGGAGGATGTCGTCGATCAACTCCGCATCGGCGCGGCGCTCTTCAACAAGCTGCTGAAACCGTTTGGCCTTCGACGGCGGCGTTCCCCCCAGCGACCGCCGCACGCCGCGCGGACGCGACGACCACCAGTTCTCACCGTGCCATGCCCACCAGATGCCAAACACGAGCCCGCTCAGGTGGCAGAGTTCTCCGGGCCAGTTCTGCCCCTTGCTGAGAATGCTGAGAACCGCCAGTCCACCGAACAGGGCCGCGGCCGTCCGCACACGCATGGGCACGAAATAGATGATGATCATCATGCCCGGGTACAGGGTCGCCACCATGCCGAGCAGACCAAAGATGCAGCCCGAGGCTCCTACGGCCGGAATCGAAGCGTAGTCGGTCAGGATCAAGCCGAGCAGGATGGTGTAAAGGATATTCCCGACCAGCCCGGAAACCGTGTAGAGCACGAAGAACTTCGTCGGCGACCAGCGTGTTTCCAACACCCGGCCGAAAAAATACAGGGCCAGCATGTTGAAGAAGATGTGCATGACGTTGGCATGGAGGTACTGAGCGGTGATGAGTCGCCAGACCTGACCGTGGAGCACGGCCGCCGCCTGCATAGCGCCGATCTGATAGAACGCCTCGCCGATCGGCTTGAAGAGCATGCCGATCAGGAAGATCGCCACGTTGATGGCGATGAGTGTGGTAACAATGCTGCCACCCCAGAGCCAGCCGCTGCGCGTGCCACCGCTTCGGCCCCAGCCCATGCCGCCGTAGGCCGATTCTTCATGCGCGTATGGTCGATCCTGCCAGGACATGCCGATGCGTTCCCAGATTCACCGCCCCGCCGCCGAACGGCTCCGACGGCCGGTCAGTCAGCGCAGCCTTTGCCGCTCCCTTGACGAAGGAAGTATATCCCCAGCATGGTGAGCGACTTCCCGTCGATAATCTCCCCTGTTTCCACCATGTGACGAACCCGAAGCGCGTCCATGATGTCCACGCGGATCTGCTCCGTGTCCTCCAGCGCCTGGCCGACATGCCGCAGACCCGTCGCCAAATAGCCGTGCATCCGCTCGGTTAGAATCCCGGGCGAGGTGAAAAACGACGCAAGGGGTTCAATTCGCGCGGCCTCGTATCCGGTCTCCTCGCGAAGCTCTCGACGCGCGGTCGTTTCGGGCGGCTCGCCCGGTTCCCGGGTCCCGGCCGGCAGTTCGACCAGCTCCTGTTCGACCGCGAAACGGTGATTGCGGATCATGACGATCCGTCCGTCATCGAGCACGGGAAGTATCACCACGGCGCCAGGATGCACGATCACTTCCCGGGTGACGGACTCGTCCACCCCGGACGATCGCCGATATATTCTTCGTTCGACGGAAAAGAGCTTCGTGGATAGCAAAGTGGTCATGATCGGCCCGTGGCGACGGACATGCGTGAGTTGCGGGCATTATAGGTCCGCCGCATTCGGTGAGCAATTTGCGATGATCTGCTTGAACGGCGATGAATCGGACCTGAGATCGCCGCAAGGCGGCATTTGCGCTCGTGCGTCCCAATGCCGCGATTCTCTCGGCAAGCCGGCGGCGCTGACGGTCCTTCGGGGTGGGCGCTCGTCGGAAGATGTCCCGGGGACGGCCGCTTGCTTGTCCCCCTGCCGGACGACTCCTAAGATGACCATCGATTCCTCCGGGCGATATCGGCGCGGCTTGAAACCTGCGGCATGAGGCAACGCGTAATCATTCTGGGTTCAACGGGCTCGATCGGCCAGAGCACGGTCGATGTCATCGAAGCGCTTTCCGGCTCCTTCGAGGTCGTCGGGCTCGCCGCCGGTTCGCGCTGTGATGAACTCGCGGGCCAGGCCAACCGGCTCCGCCCGCCCGCCGTGGCCATCGCCAATGGTGAGAACGCCGATCGGCTCGCCGATTCGCTGGCATACGATCCAAAGGTATTTCGCGGTCCGCATGCCCTGGAGGAACTTGTGGACGCCGTGGAATGCGACTGCGTCGTGAGCGGCGTAGTCGGTTCGGATGGATTGGCGGCGACCCTTCGCGCCGCCGAGCTCGGGCGGCGAATCGCTCTGGCAAACAAGGAAGCACTGGTCCTGGCGGGCTCCATCCTGATGCCCCTCGCGCGACGAAACGGGGCGGAGATCATCCCCGTGGACAGCGAGCACTCCGCCCTGTTTCAGGCCATGCAGGCCGGGCGGGCGGACGAGGTCGAACGCATCTACCTCACGGCATCCGGCGGACCGTTTCGAACCTGGACTGCCGAGCAGATGGACGCCGTGACGCTGGAGGACGCCCTCCAGCATCCCACGTGGGAGATGGGGCCGAAGATCACCATCGACTCGGCCACGATGATGAACAAGGCCCTGGAGATCATCGAAGCCCGCTGGCTTTTCGACCTTCCGCCGGAGCGCATAGACGTCGTCATCCATCCCGAGTCGATCGTCCACTCCATGGTAGAATTCCGCGACGGGTCGTTCGTGGCGCAGTTGGGCGCGCCGGACATGCGCTTGCCGATCCAATACGCTCTGACGTATCCGCACCGCATGCCCGGTCCGGCGCGACGGCTCAGATTGGGCGACCTGCGTCGTCTGCACTTCGACCCGCCCGATCCGCAGCGCTTTCCCGCACTGCGGCTGGGTTACGCAGCGGCGGAACGCGGCGGGACGTGCGGCGCCGTGCTCAATGCCGCCAACGAGTCGGCCGTGCAGCTCTTCCGCGAGCGGCGCATCGCCTTTCGGGAAATCGCGGCCGCTGTCGAACACGCGATTCAAGAACACGATTACATGGCGACGCCCGCGCTCGAGCAGCTTCTGGCCGCCGATCGCTGGGCCCGTACCGAGGTAAACCGATGCCTGACCTGTTGAGCTCTCTGTCCATGACCGGTGGCGCGCTGCTGGCCGCCTCGCCCCTCGCCAATATCTGGCAGGCGGTCTGGCCCTACCTGCTGATGGTGCTGGGTTTCTCCATCATCATCTTCGTTCACGAACTGGGACACTTCGCCGCGGCCAAATGGGCGGGCGTGAAGGTTGATCGATTCGCCATCGGCTTCGGCCGCGAGCTCTTCGGCTTCACCTACGGCGAGACGCGCTACTCCTTCAACATTCTTCCCTTGGGCGGCTATGTGAAAATGCTCGGGCAGGAGGATTTCGACGACAAGAGCAACGAACTTCTCTTCT encodes:
- a CDS encoding rhomboid family intramembrane serine protease; amino-acid sequence: MSWQDRPYAHEESAYGGMGWGRSGGTRSGWLWGGSIVTTLIAINVAIFLIGMLFKPIGEAFYQIGAMQAAAVLHGQVWRLITAQYLHANVMHIFFNMLALYFFGRVLETRWSPTKFFVLYTVSGLVGNILYTILLGLILTDYASIPAVGASGCIFGLLGMVATLYPGMMIIIYFVPMRVRTAAALFGGLAVLSILSKGQNWPGELCHLSGLVFGIWWAWHGENWWSSRPRGVRRSLGGTPPSKAKRFQQLVEERRADAELIDDILRKINNHGLQSLTDRERRALQQATERQQRREAELGRVDRL
- a CDS encoding site-2 protease family protein — protein: MYGNDRPWDNPLNWSIRAGRLFGIVIRVHVVFILCAIILVWMEVRTEDGFDWSVQNLIRALGTYAILFGIVLLHEFGHCFGARYVKGTADEILIWPLGGLAYVRPPQTPAAHMITTLAGPLVNVAICAICSGALVFWMGSFGAVPWNPLHPFEPVDGSLFPTTGQVWLLRVYGLSYFLLLVNLLPIFPFDGGRVLQAWLWSRKGFVRSMEIATTTGMIGAVLVGIFGLFVQASWLVLMIAIFGYLTCWQTRRLLKEQGKIALDGYESEYAGSPYGEEYGGFGVSHPYETQEPERRPSWWQRRKQRRTARKVRRERERVIAHEQAVEDILKKVSLEGISSLTSRERSVLQRETERKRAAGPPEL
- a CDS encoding 1-deoxy-D-xylulose-5-phosphate reductoisomerase, which encodes MRQRVIILGSTGSIGQSTVDVIEALSGSFEVVGLAAGSRCDELAGQANRLRPPAVAIANGENADRLADSLAYDPKVFRGPHALEELVDAVECDCVVSGVVGSDGLAATLRAAELGRRIALANKEALVLAGSILMPLARRNGAEIIPVDSEHSALFQAMQAGRADEVERIYLTASGGPFRTWTAEQMDAVTLEDALQHPTWEMGPKITIDSATMMNKALEIIEARWLFDLPPERIDVVIHPESIVHSMVEFRDGSFVAQLGAPDMRLPIQYALTYPHRMPGPARRLRLGDLRRLHFDPPDPQRFPALRLGYAAAERGGTCGAVLNAANESAVQLFRERRIAFREIAAAVEHAIQEHDYMATPALEQLLAADRWARTEVNRCLTC
- a CDS encoding NUDIX hydrolase, whose protein sequence is MTTLLSTKLFSVERRIYRRSSGVDESVTREVIVHPGAVVILPVLDDGRIVMIRNHRFAVEQELVELPAGTREPGEPPETTARRELREETGYEAARIEPLASFFTSPGILTERMHGYLATGLRHVGQALEDTEQIRVDIMDALRVRHMVETGEIIDGKSLTMLGIYFLRQGSGKGCAD